The following proteins come from a genomic window of Solwaraspora sp. WMMA2065:
- a CDS encoding bifunctional NUDIX hydrolase/histidine phosphatase family protein, whose protein sequence is MAAVTEVRAAGGVVWRTDDTGAVQVCLVHRPRHDDWSLPKGKLEPAEHPLAAAVREVGEETGIRAVPQVRLPSIRYTMPDGNLKVVDYWSMRAVEASAGPVPVDAADEVDELCWLPLAQARQRLTYRHDVGVLHGFAQLPPVTATLTLVRHAHAGSRDTWPGPDSARPLDTAGLRQARALAAMLVLTGPRRVLSASPRRCVQTVVPLAQALDLPVEVESVFDEPAAGQQPDENALAAAGRLTELAAAGTPAAVCSQGKVIPAALTVLTRRAAADHRTAKGGGWLLSFAGERLVGADRL, encoded by the coding sequence GTGGCTGCCGTGACCGAGGTCCGGGCCGCCGGCGGGGTGGTGTGGCGCACCGACGACACCGGGGCGGTGCAGGTGTGTCTGGTGCACCGGCCCCGGCACGACGACTGGTCGCTGCCGAAGGGCAAACTGGAGCCGGCGGAGCATCCGTTGGCGGCGGCGGTCCGGGAGGTCGGTGAGGAGACCGGGATTCGGGCGGTGCCGCAGGTGCGGCTGCCGTCGATCCGTTACACCATGCCGGACGGCAACCTGAAGGTGGTCGACTACTGGTCGATGCGGGCGGTGGAGGCGTCGGCCGGGCCGGTGCCGGTCGACGCCGCCGACGAGGTTGACGAGTTGTGCTGGCTGCCGTTGGCGCAGGCGCGGCAGCGGTTGACGTACCGGCACGACGTCGGGGTGCTGCACGGGTTCGCGCAGCTGCCGCCGGTGACCGCGACGCTCACCCTGGTGCGGCACGCGCACGCCGGCAGCCGGGACACCTGGCCGGGTCCGGACAGCGCCCGCCCGTTGGACACCGCCGGGCTGCGGCAGGCGCGGGCGTTGGCGGCGATGCTGGTGCTGACCGGGCCGCGTCGGGTGCTGTCGGCGTCGCCCCGGCGGTGTGTGCAGACGGTCGTCCCGCTGGCGCAGGCGCTGGATCTGCCGGTCGAAGTGGAGTCGGTGTTCGACGAGCCGGCCGCCGGCCAGCAGCCGGACGAGAACGCGTTGGCGGCGGCGGGCCGGCTGACCGAGCTGGCGGCGGCCGGTACGCCGGCCGCGGTGTGCAGTCAGGGCAAGGTGATCCCGGCCGCGTTGACGGTGCTGACCCGGCGGGCGGCGGCGGATCACCGTACCGCGAAGGGCGGCGGCTGGTTGTTGTCGTTCGCCGGGGAGCGGCTGGTCGGCGCGGACCGGCTCTAG
- a CDS encoding fumarylacetoacetate hydrolase family protein: MRIARFAHGKGMSFGVVEGEPGAGPEALTVAEVDGHPFGKLTFTSQRWALADVRLLSPILPSKVVCVGRNYADHAAEHGAEVPAEPLLFLKPSTSVIGPRDAIRLPAQSRQVEHEAELAVVIGPPGARRADRAAAERAIFGYTCANDVTARDLQRSDGQWTRAKGFDSFCPIGPWIVTGLDVADLEVRCEVGPKPDEMDVRQLGRTKQMVFDVPTLVSYVSHVMTLLPGDVILTGTPAGVSELTAGDTVSVRIEGIGELANPVVAAD; this comes from the coding sequence GTGCGTATCGCTCGTTTCGCCCATGGCAAGGGAATGTCGTTCGGGGTCGTCGAGGGGGAGCCGGGAGCCGGCCCCGAGGCGTTGACCGTCGCCGAGGTCGACGGCCACCCGTTCGGCAAGCTGACCTTCACGTCGCAGCGCTGGGCGCTGGCCGACGTCCGGCTGCTGTCGCCGATCCTGCCCAGCAAGGTGGTGTGCGTCGGGCGCAACTACGCCGACCACGCCGCCGAACACGGTGCCGAGGTGCCGGCCGAGCCGTTGCTGTTCCTCAAGCCGTCGACCTCGGTGATCGGTCCACGGGACGCGATCCGGCTGCCCGCGCAGTCTCGGCAGGTGGAGCACGAGGCGGAGCTCGCCGTGGTGATCGGACCGCCAGGTGCCCGGCGCGCCGACCGGGCCGCCGCCGAGCGGGCGATCTTCGGCTACACCTGCGCCAACGATGTCACCGCCCGGGACCTGCAGCGGTCGGACGGCCAGTGGACCAGGGCGAAGGGCTTTGACTCGTTCTGCCCGATCGGCCCGTGGATCGTCACCGGGCTGGACGTCGCCGACCTGGAGGTCCGCTGTGAGGTGGGTCCGAAGCCGGACGAGATGGACGTACGGCAGCTGGGCCGGACCAAGCAGATGGTCTTCGACGTGCCGACCCTGGTGTCGTACGTGTCACACGTGATGACGCTGCTGCCCGGTGACGTGATCCTGACCGGGACGCCGGCCGGGGTGAGCGAGTTGACCGCGGGCGACACGGTGTCGGTCCGGATCGAGGGCATCGGTGAGCTGGCCAACCCGGTGGTCGCGGCGGACTGA
- a CDS encoding IclR family transcriptional regulator, whose protein sequence is MSGVGVLDKAVVILAACVDGASLAELVDRTKLPRATAHRLAQALEIHRMLVRDTQGRWRPGPRLGELANAAPDVLLTAAEPLLAALRDATGESAQLYLRRADERICVAAAERASGLRDTVPVGSVLPMTAGSAAQILLAWEPPEAVMPLLPRCKFTGRTLAEVRRRGWAQSVAEREAGVASVSAPIRDRTGRVIASVSVSGPIERLGRRPGERHAMAVVRAGQRLSGL, encoded by the coding sequence ATGAGCGGTGTCGGCGTTCTCGACAAGGCGGTGGTGATCCTCGCGGCCTGCGTGGACGGCGCCAGCCTGGCCGAACTCGTCGACCGGACCAAGCTGCCCCGGGCCACCGCGCACCGGTTGGCACAGGCCCTGGAGATCCACCGGATGCTGGTCCGGGACACCCAGGGGCGGTGGCGGCCCGGCCCCCGGCTGGGCGAGCTGGCCAATGCCGCGCCCGACGTGCTGTTGACCGCCGCCGAGCCGCTGCTGGCCGCGCTACGCGACGCCACCGGCGAGAGCGCCCAACTCTACCTGCGCCGGGCCGACGAGCGGATCTGCGTCGCCGCCGCCGAGCGGGCCAGTGGCCTGCGCGACACCGTGCCGGTCGGCTCGGTGCTGCCGATGACCGCCGGGTCCGCCGCCCAGATCCTGCTGGCCTGGGAGCCGCCCGAGGCCGTCATGCCGCTGCTGCCCCGCTGCAAGTTCACCGGCCGTACGCTCGCCGAGGTGCGCCGGCGCGGCTGGGCGCAGAGCGTTGCCGAGCGGGAGGCCGGGGTGGCCAGTGTCTCCGCACCGATCCGGGACCGCACCGGCCGGGTGATCGCCTCGGTCAGCGTCTCCGGGCCGATCGAGCGGCTCGGCCGCCGGCCAGGTGAGCGGCACGCCATGGCCGTGGTCCGCGCCGGTCAACGGCTCTCCGGGCTCTGA
- a CDS encoding helix-turn-helix domain-containing protein, producing the protein MTELMASRVIEDVATLKALADPIRMRVLELAMSEPERTWTAKELAKIVGVAPTKIYYHINQLEQHQLLHIRDTRVVNGIIEKQYGAGQLNLTFHRRSGEEPSSVHEVVATLLDQIKDEIEAGLHAGTISGSSEAPDPVRMMLSRGVAEIPVDRIAEFRHELQALMRRFEQAGVPRDGTTTGGHRFAMLVGMHPLGLS; encoded by the coding sequence GTGACGGAGCTGATGGCCAGCCGGGTGATCGAGGACGTGGCTACCCTCAAGGCGCTCGCCGACCCGATCCGGATGCGGGTGCTGGAGCTCGCGATGTCCGAGCCCGAGCGGACCTGGACCGCCAAGGAGCTGGCGAAGATCGTGGGCGTCGCGCCCACCAAGATCTACTACCACATCAACCAGCTGGAACAGCACCAACTGCTGCACATCCGGGACACCCGGGTGGTCAATGGCATCATCGAGAAACAGTACGGTGCCGGCCAGCTCAACCTGACCTTCCACCGCCGCTCCGGCGAGGAACCCAGCTCGGTGCACGAGGTGGTGGCCACCCTGTTGGACCAGATCAAGGACGAGATCGAGGCTGGGCTGCACGCCGGCACCATCTCCGGTAGCAGCGAGGCACCCGACCCGGTCCGGATGATGCTCAGCCGGGGGGTCGCCGAGATCCCCGTGGACCGGATCGCCGAGTTCCGCCACGAGTTGCAGGCCCTGATGCGGCGGTTCGAGCAGGCCGGTGTCCCCCGTGACGGCACCACCACCGGCGGGCACCGGTTCGCGATGCTGGTCGGCATGCACCCGCTCGGGTTGTCCTGA
- a CDS encoding CYTH and CHAD domain-containing protein, giving the protein MVEEERKYEVEPGFTVPDLSGCLPDGGRLVQQPAVKLTATYYDTPDLRLARAGVSLRHRVGDSKPWTVKLPADAPGVRHEISRSGKRGKPPTELVWLVTAYSRGVELTPAATVRTVRTVLELRDADEALLVELADDAVSVLDGKTVRSRFREVEVELKAAKRSLLDRVEADLVAAGATAGGFTPKHVRALGAAAAGPAELPAVEDLPAKPTAADVVTRAVRDGVARILAHDPLVRLHAPVGDDDTAVHQMRVGCRRLRSDLRTFRALVDREWAGALRDELKWVAGVLGGARDAEVLRDRLRRTAGADPLAPLPSAAVELIDATLADRQAAALAEVDAALRSDRYVALVEMLVQAAREPRLTGAASGPATEVLPRLVAKPWRRLAYGGSGVDGAADLTLDASDERWHAVRINGKKARYAVDAVAPVIGGGAAKLAKALSKVQNLLGEHQDAAVAAETWQGVLAEHPDDHELAMTVGRLVERERAAIRAARAEFAAAWERASAGQRTKWLP; this is encoded by the coding sequence ATGGTGGAGGAGGAACGCAAGTACGAGGTCGAGCCGGGTTTCACCGTGCCGGACCTGTCCGGCTGTCTGCCGGACGGTGGCCGGCTGGTGCAGCAGCCGGCGGTGAAGCTGACCGCCACCTACTACGACACCCCGGATCTGCGGCTGGCCCGCGCCGGGGTGTCGCTGCGCCACCGGGTGGGCGACTCGAAGCCGTGGACGGTGAAGCTGCCCGCCGACGCCCCGGGCGTACGGCATGAGATCAGCCGGTCCGGTAAGCGCGGCAAACCGCCGACGGAGCTGGTGTGGCTGGTCACCGCGTACTCGCGGGGGGTGGAGCTGACGCCGGCCGCGACGGTGCGCACGGTACGCACGGTGCTGGAGTTGCGCGACGCCGACGAAGCGCTGCTGGTGGAGCTGGCCGACGACGCGGTGTCGGTGTTGGACGGCAAGACGGTCCGGTCGCGGTTCCGCGAGGTGGAGGTCGAGCTGAAGGCCGCCAAGCGGTCGCTGCTGGACCGGGTCGAGGCCGACCTGGTCGCGGCGGGGGCGACCGCCGGCGGGTTCACCCCGAAGCACGTACGGGCGTTGGGTGCGGCCGCCGCCGGTCCGGCGGAGCTGCCGGCGGTCGAGGACCTGCCGGCCAAGCCGACCGCCGCCGACGTGGTCACCCGGGCGGTCCGCGACGGCGTCGCCCGGATCCTGGCGCACGACCCGCTGGTACGGCTGCACGCCCCGGTCGGCGACGACGACACCGCCGTGCACCAGATGCGGGTGGGCTGTCGACGGCTGCGCAGCGACCTGCGGACCTTCCGGGCGTTGGTGGACCGCGAGTGGGCGGGTGCGCTGCGCGACGAACTGAAGTGGGTCGCCGGGGTGCTCGGCGGTGCCCGCGACGCCGAGGTGCTGCGGGACCGGTTGCGGCGTACCGCCGGGGCGGACCCGTTGGCGCCGCTGCCGTCGGCGGCGGTCGAGCTGATCGACGCGACGCTCGCCGACCGGCAGGCCGCGGCACTGGCCGAGGTGGACGCGGCGCTGCGCTCGGACCGGTACGTTGCCCTGGTGGAGATGCTGGTGCAGGCGGCCCGGGAGCCGCGACTGACCGGGGCTGCGTCCGGCCCGGCGACCGAGGTGCTGCCCCGGCTGGTGGCCAAGCCGTGGCGTCGGCTGGCGTACGGCGGCAGCGGCGTGGACGGTGCCGCCGATCTGACCCTGGACGCCTCCGACGAACGCTGGCACGCGGTGCGGATCAACGGCAAGAAGGCCCGGTACGCGGTGGACGCGGTGGCGCCGGTGATCGGCGGTGGGGCGGCGAAGCTGGCCAAGGCGTTGTCGAAGGTGCAGAACCTGCTCGGCGAGCACCAGGACGCGGCGGTGGCCGCCGAGACCTGGCAGGGGGTGCTGGCCGAGCATCCGGACGACCACGAGTTGGCGATGACCGTCGGCCGGTTGGTCGAGCGGGAGCGGGCCGCGATCCGCGCGGCGCGGGCCGAGTTCGCCGCCGCCTGGGAGCGGGCGTCGGCGGGGCAGCGGACGAAGTGGCTGCCGTGA
- the leuC gene encoding 3-isopropylmalate dehydratase large subunit, whose protein sequence is MVGATSKPTSPRTLAEKVWDAHVVRSAAGEPDLLYIDLHLLHEVTSPQAFDGLRMAGRPVRRTDLTLATEDHNTPTGYADPAFNSRRGDLLTISDPTSRTQIETLRRNCAEFGIKLHALGDDNQGIVHVIGPQLGLTQPGMTIVCGDSHTATHGAFGALAFGIGTSEVEHVLATQTLPQSRPKTMAVTVTGELGPGVTAKDLVLALITKVGTGGGRGYVVEYRGEAIRRLSMEGRMTVANMSIEWGAKAGMVAPDETTFAYLKGRPNAPQGADWDAAVAYWSSLATDEGATFDAEVILDAGEITPFVTWGTNPGQGTALSAVVPDPEQFDTDAERIAARRALEYMDLRPGTALRDVPVDVVFVGSCTNGRLEDLRAAADVLRGRKVADGVRMLVVPGSAKVREAAENEGLDKVFADAGAEWRFAGCSMCLGMNPDTLRPGERSASTSNRNFEGRQGRGGRTHLVSPPVAAATAVVGRLAAPADLN, encoded by the coding sequence ATGGTGGGAGCCACTTCGAAGCCGACATCGCCCAGGACCCTGGCCGAGAAGGTCTGGGACGCGCACGTGGTGCGATCCGCCGCGGGCGAGCCGGACCTGCTCTACATCGACCTGCACCTGCTGCACGAGGTCACCAGTCCGCAGGCCTTCGACGGGCTGCGGATGGCCGGCCGGCCGGTGCGCCGGACCGACCTGACCCTCGCCACCGAGGACCACAACACCCCGACCGGGTACGCCGACCCGGCGTTCAACAGCCGGCGCGGCGACCTGCTGACCATCAGCGACCCGACGTCGCGTACCCAGATCGAGACGCTGCGCCGCAACTGCGCCGAGTTCGGCATCAAGCTGCACGCCCTGGGCGACGACAACCAGGGCATCGTGCACGTCATCGGCCCGCAGCTGGGCCTGACCCAGCCCGGCATGACGATCGTCTGCGGCGACTCGCACACCGCGACCCACGGCGCGTTCGGGGCACTCGCCTTCGGCATCGGCACCAGCGAGGTCGAGCACGTGCTGGCCACCCAGACGCTGCCGCAGTCCCGGCCGAAGACGATGGCGGTCACCGTCACCGGCGAACTCGGCCCGGGGGTCACCGCCAAGGACCTGGTGCTGGCGCTGATCACCAAGGTCGGCACCGGCGGTGGTCGCGGCTACGTGGTCGAGTACCGGGGCGAGGCGATCCGCCGGCTCTCCATGGAGGGTCGGATGACGGTGGCGAACATGTCCATCGAGTGGGGTGCCAAGGCGGGCATGGTGGCGCCGGACGAGACCACCTTCGCCTACCTCAAGGGTCGGCCGAACGCGCCGCAGGGTGCCGACTGGGACGCCGCCGTGGCGTACTGGTCCAGTCTGGCCACCGACGAGGGGGCGACGTTCGACGCCGAGGTGATCCTGGACGCCGGCGAGATCACGCCGTTCGTGACCTGGGGCACCAACCCCGGGCAGGGCACCGCGCTGAGCGCCGTCGTGCCCGACCCGGAGCAGTTCGACACCGACGCGGAGCGGATCGCCGCCCGCCGGGCGCTGGAGTACATGGACCTGCGGCCCGGCACCGCGCTGCGCGACGTGCCGGTCGACGTGGTCTTCGTCGGCTCCTGCACCAACGGCCGGCTGGAGGACCTGCGGGCCGCCGCCGACGTGCTGCGCGGGCGCAAGGTCGCCGACGGGGTACGGATGCTCGTGGTGCCCGGGTCGGCCAAGGTACGGGAGGCGGCCGAGAACGAAGGGCTGGACAAGGTCTTCGCCGACGCCGGTGCCGAGTGGCGGTTCGCCGGCTGCTCGATGTGCCTGGGCATGAACCCGGACACGCTCAGGCCGGGGGAGCGCTCCGCCTCCACCTCCAACCGCAACTTCGAGGGCCGGCAGGGCCGGGGCGGGCGTACCCATCTGGTGTCGCCGCCGGTGGCCGCCGCCACCGCCGTGGTGGGCCGGCTGGCCGCGCCGGCGGACCTCAACTGA
- the cofC gene encoding 2-phospho-L-lactate guanylyltransferase gives MRNATWSVVLPVKRLAVAKSRLRGALDGVPHEELALALARDTVAAALACPLVAEVVVVTSDPAATAALGALGARTVADPELAAPDLAAPDLGAPEVSGLNAAVAHGAATVGGSRPVAALTADLPALRPAELAAALDTDTASAVDTAGTRARRWFVPDAAGTGTVLLAAAVGTALRPGFGAGSAVRHQRSGAVRRGGDWPTLRRDVDTAADLADAARLGLGRHTAALYASGYRADMRQRSVS, from the coding sequence GTGCGGAACGCGACCTGGTCGGTGGTGCTGCCGGTCAAGCGGCTCGCGGTGGCGAAGAGCCGGCTGCGGGGCGCGCTCGACGGCGTACCGCATGAGGAGCTGGCGCTGGCCCTGGCCCGCGACACCGTCGCCGCCGCGCTGGCCTGCCCGCTGGTCGCCGAGGTGGTGGTGGTCACCTCGGATCCGGCGGCCACCGCCGCGTTGGGCGCGCTCGGGGCCCGTACCGTCGCCGACCCGGAGCTCGCCGCCCCAGACCTAGCCGCCCCAGACCTCGGGGCACCGGAGGTGAGCGGGCTGAACGCGGCGGTGGCGCACGGGGCCGCGACTGTCGGCGGCAGCCGGCCGGTCGCCGCGTTGACCGCGGACCTGCCGGCGTTGCGGCCGGCGGAGCTGGCCGCCGCCCTCGACACCGACACCGCCAGCGCCGTCGACACCGCAGGCACCAGGGCCCGCCGCTGGTTCGTGCCGGACGCCGCCGGCACCGGCACGGTGCTGCTGGCGGCCGCCGTCGGCACCGCGCTGCGGCCGGGTTTCGGCGCCGGATCGGCGGTACGGCATCAACGGTCGGGTGCCGTCCGGCGCGGCGGGGACTGGCCGACGCTGCGCCGCGACGTGGACACCGCCGCCGATCTCGCCGACGCGGCCCGGCTCGGCCTGGGTCGGCACACCGCCGCGCTGTACGCCAGCGGGTACCGTGCTGACATGCGGCAGAGGTCGGTGAGCTGA
- a CDS encoding HU family DNA-binding protein, producing the protein MNKAELIDALAARLGDRKTATTALDAVLAEVQSAVTKGDRVGITGFGVFEKRVRAARTARNPRTGESVKVKKTSVPVFRPGAGFKDMVASGKAPKATAAKSTAARSTATKATAAKSTAAKSTAAKSTARGAAKSTGTAAKATATKAPAKRAAGGTAKKTAAARTTRSAAAAPAKKSTAKKTTATRSTAAKSTAAKKSPARKSTARKTTR; encoded by the coding sequence GTGAACAAGGCAGAGCTCATCGATGCGCTCGCTGCTCGCCTGGGAGACCGCAAGACGGCGACGACGGCGCTCGACGCCGTCTTGGCCGAGGTTCAGTCGGCAGTCACCAAGGGCGACCGGGTGGGTATCACCGGTTTCGGGGTGTTCGAGAAGCGCGTCCGCGCGGCTCGAACAGCGCGCAACCCGCGTACCGGCGAGTCGGTGAAGGTCAAGAAGACCTCGGTGCCGGTCTTCCGGCCCGGCGCGGGCTTCAAGGACATGGTGGCCAGCGGCAAGGCGCCGAAGGCCACCGCGGCCAAGTCGACCGCGGCGAGGTCCACGGCGACGAAGGCCACCGCGGCCAAGTCCACGGCGGCCAAGTCCACGGCGGCCAAGAGCACCGCCCGTGGCGCGGCGAAGTCCACCGGTACGGCCGCCAAGGCGACCGCCACCAAGGCGCCGGCGAAGCGGGCGGCCGGCGGTACGGCGAAGAAGACCGCCGCCGCCAGGACCACCCGGTCCGCTGCGGCCGCGCCGGCCAAGAAGTCCACGGCCAAGAAGACCACCGCGACCCGGTCCACCGCGGCCAAGTCGACGGCGGCGAAGAAGTCGCCGGCGCGCAAGTCCACCGCCCGTAAAACCACCCGCTGA
- a CDS encoding cold-shock protein produces the protein MQGTVATFDPATRSGTVLLDDGAELAFPAAAFDASGLRLLRLGQRVRIERDESGHVNRVTLPTFG, from the coding sequence ATGCAGGGCACGGTGGCGACCTTCGATCCGGCGACCCGCAGCGGCACGGTGCTGCTCGACGACGGGGCGGAGCTGGCGTTCCCGGCGGCCGCGTTCGACGCTTCCGGGTTGCGGCTGCTGCGGCTGGGTCAGCGGGTACGCATCGAGCGTGACGAGTCCGGGCACGTCAACCGCGTTACGTTGCCCACATTCGGCTAG
- a CDS encoding RNA degradosome polyphosphate kinase — MPLQAPDPANPVSDTAEPDEPATLARQPLPDDRFLNRELSWLDFNARVIELAEDPQTPLLERAKFLAIFASNLDEFFMVRIAGLKRRLQAGLPVRGGDRLPLRTQLELIAAKTAGLVARHARCFTEEVRPRLAAEGIHLIRWSDLSTGEREGLRTYFREHIFPVLTPLAVDPAHPFPYISSRSLNLAVAVRDPDGGPELFARIKVPNNVPRFVVVSQEGLGARFLPVEDLIAAQLGQLFSGMQVVECHLFRVTRNADFEVDEDRDEDLLQSLERELAQRRFGPPVRLEVAASISDHMLDLLVRELDMDSHDVLRVPGLLDLSALWQVYESSDRPDLKDRPFVPATHPRLVEGEVPRSVFATLRDGDILVHHPYHSFSTSVQRFIEQAAADPLVLAIKQTLYRTSGDSPIVDALIEAAAAGKQVVVLVEVKARFDEQANIGWARMLERAGCHVVYGLVGLKTHCKTALVVRQEGNQIRRYCHIGTGNYHPKTARLYEDFGMLTADPEVGADLTDLFNVLTGYSRQTAYRRLLVAPHGVRSGLIERIGREVAHVREGRGGLVQIKVNSLVDEELVDALYRASQAGVQVDLLIRGMCTLRPGVPGLSDNIRVRSILGRFLEHSRVFRFGNDGDVEFWIGSSDLMHRNLDRRVEALVQVTDPVARAELDQLMSDAFSPECESFELHPDGTWSRHRSTDERPLVHLQERLLRRFIGTGK, encoded by the coding sequence CTGCCGCTGCAGGCCCCCGACCCGGCCAACCCGGTGTCGGACACCGCCGAGCCGGACGAGCCGGCCACCCTGGCCCGCCAGCCGCTGCCCGACGACCGGTTCCTCAACCGGGAGCTGTCCTGGCTCGACTTCAACGCCCGGGTGATCGAGCTGGCCGAGGACCCGCAGACGCCGCTGCTGGAACGGGCCAAGTTCCTGGCCATCTTCGCCAGCAACCTCGACGAGTTCTTCATGGTCCGCATCGCCGGGCTGAAGCGCCGGCTGCAGGCCGGGCTGCCGGTCCGCGGCGGTGACCGGCTGCCGCTGCGTACCCAGTTGGAGCTGATCGCCGCGAAGACCGCCGGCCTGGTCGCCCGGCACGCCCGGTGCTTCACCGAGGAGGTCCGGCCCCGGCTGGCCGCCGAGGGCATCCACCTGATCCGGTGGAGCGATCTGAGCACCGGTGAGCGGGAAGGGCTGCGCACCTACTTCCGGGAGCACATCTTCCCGGTGCTGACCCCGCTGGCCGTCGACCCGGCGCACCCGTTCCCGTACATCTCCAGCCGGTCGTTGAACCTGGCCGTCGCGGTCCGTGACCCGGACGGCGGTCCGGAGCTGTTCGCCCGGATCAAGGTGCCGAACAACGTGCCCCGGTTCGTGGTGGTCAGCCAGGAAGGGCTGGGTGCCCGGTTCCTGCCGGTCGAGGATCTGATCGCCGCCCAGCTCGGCCAGCTGTTCTCCGGGATGCAGGTGGTGGAGTGCCACCTGTTCCGGGTGACCCGCAACGCCGACTTCGAAGTCGACGAGGACCGCGACGAGGATCTGCTGCAGTCGCTGGAGCGGGAGCTCGCCCAGCGACGGTTCGGCCCGCCGGTGCGGCTGGAGGTGGCCGCCTCCATCTCCGACCACATGCTCGACCTGCTGGTCCGCGAGCTGGACATGGACAGCCACGACGTGCTGCGGGTGCCGGGGCTACTGGACCTGTCCGCGTTGTGGCAGGTGTACGAGAGCTCCGACCGGCCGGACCTCAAGGACCGCCCGTTCGTGCCGGCCACCCACCCGCGGCTGGTCGAGGGCGAGGTGCCGCGCAGCGTCTTCGCCACCCTGCGCGACGGCGACATCCTGGTGCACCACCCGTACCACTCGTTCTCCACCAGCGTGCAGCGGTTCATCGAGCAGGCGGCGGCCGACCCGCTCGTCCTGGCGATCAAGCAGACGCTGTACCGCACCAGCGGTGACTCGCCGATCGTCGACGCGCTGATCGAGGCGGCCGCCGCCGGCAAGCAGGTGGTGGTGCTGGTCGAGGTGAAGGCCCGGTTCGACGAGCAGGCCAACATTGGCTGGGCGCGGATGCTGGAACGGGCCGGCTGTCACGTCGTGTACGGCCTGGTCGGGCTGAAGACCCACTGCAAGACCGCCCTGGTGGTACGCCAGGAAGGCAACCAGATCCGCCGCTACTGCCACATCGGCACCGGCAACTACCACCCGAAGACGGCCAGGCTGTACGAGGACTTCGGCATGCTGACCGCCGACCCGGAGGTCGGCGCGGACCTGACCGACCTGTTCAACGTGCTGACCGGCTACAGCCGGCAGACCGCGTACCGGCGGCTGCTGGTCGCCCCGCACGGGGTGCGCAGCGGGCTGATCGAGCGGATCGGGCGGGAGGTCGCCCATGTCCGCGAGGGCCGGGGCGGGCTGGTCCAGATCAAGGTGAACTCGCTGGTCGACGAGGAGCTGGTGGACGCGCTGTACCGGGCGTCGCAGGCCGGCGTACAGGTGGATCTGCTGATCCGGGGGATGTGCACGCTGCGGCCCGGGGTGCCGGGGCTGTCGGACAACATCCGGGTCCGGTCGATCCTCGGCCGGTTCCTGGAGCATTCCCGGGTGTTCCGGTTCGGCAACGACGGCGACGTCGAGTTCTGGATCGGCTCCTCCGACCTGATGCACCGCAACCTGGACCGCCGGGTGGAGGCGCTGGTGCAGGTGACCGACCCGGTGGCCCGCGCCGAGCTGGACCAGCTGATGAGCGACGCGTTCAGCCCGGAGTGCGAGTCGTTCGAGCTGCACCCCGACGGCACCTGGAGCCGGCACCGGTCGACCGACGAGCGGCCGCTGGTGCATCTGCAGGAGCGGCTGCTCCGGCGGTTCATCGGCACCGGCAAATAG
- the leuD gene encoding 3-isopropylmalate dehydratase small subunit — translation MDKFTVHTGTAVPLRRSNVDTDQIIPAVYLKRVTRTGFADGLFNAWREDPGFVLNNPSYSGASILVAGPEFGTGSSREHAVWALRDWGFRAVLSPRFGDIFRGNALKEGLLPVELEMPAIEELWSLVEADPAAGVTVDLAAREVRAGASGWSFPIDDFSRWRLMEGLDDIGLTLRHESVITEYERGRLSFKPVVA, via the coding sequence ATGGACAAGTTCACCGTGCACACCGGGACCGCCGTCCCGCTGCGCCGATCTAATGTAGATACCGATCAGATCATCCCGGCGGTGTACCTCAAGCGGGTCACCCGGACCGGCTTCGCCGACGGTCTGTTCAATGCCTGGCGCGAGGATCCGGGATTCGTTCTGAACAATCCTTCGTATTCCGGAGCATCTATTCTCGTCGCTGGCCCAGAGTTCGGCACCGGGTCATCGCGTGAACACGCGGTGTGGGCGCTGCGGGACTGGGGCTTCCGAGCCGTGCTGTCCCCCCGCTTCGGCGACATCTTCCGCGGCAACGCGCTCAAGGAAGGTCTGCTGCCGGTCGAGTTGGAAATGCCCGCCATTGAGGAATTGTGGTCGCTGGTCGAGGCCGACCCGGCCGCAGGGGTGACCGTCGACCTGGCCGCCCGGGAGGTCAGGGCAGGTGCCTCCGGCTGGTCGTTCCCGATCGACGACTTCAGCCGGTGGCGGCTGATGGAGGGATTGGATGACATTGGACTGACCCTGCGTCACGAGTCGGTCATCACCGAGTATGAGCGTGGGCGGTTGTCGTTCAAGCCCGTCGTGGCATAG